In one Pempheris klunzingeri isolate RE-2024b chromosome 8, fPemKlu1.hap1, whole genome shotgun sequence genomic region, the following are encoded:
- the lim2.5 gene encoding lens intrinsic membrane protein 2.5, whose protein sequence is MMYSFMGGGLFCAIVGNILLVVSTATDYWMQYRLSGSFAHQGLWRYCMSGKCYMQTDSIAYWNATRAFMILSAMSCFAGIIAGILSFAHFSAFERFNRSFAAGIMFFVSTLFVLLAMAIYTGVTVNFLGKRFGDWRFSWSYILGWVALLMTFFAGIFYMCAYRMHECRRVAGPR, encoded by the exons ATGATGTACAGCTTCATGGGAGGGGGCCTATTTTGTGCCATCGTGGGGAACATCCTGTTGGTGGTCTCCACAGCCACAGACTACTGGATGCAGTACCGTCTGTCTGGCAGCTTTGCCCATCAGGGCCTGTGGAGGTACTGCATGTCTGGCAAGTGCTACATGCAGACCGACAGCATCG CCTACTGGAATGCCACTCGTGCTTTCATGATCCTCTCTGCCATGTCATGCTTTGCTGGCATCATCGCAGGAATCCTTTCCTTTGCCCACTTCTCTGCCTTTGAGAGGTTCAACCGCTCATTTGCTGCTGGGATCATGTTCTTTGTTTCAA CTCTCTTTGTTCTGCTTGCAATGGCCATTTACACCGGGGTGACAGTGAACTTCCTGGGCAAGCGCTTTGGTGACTGGCGCTTCTCTTGGTCCTACATACTAGGCTGGGTGGCACTGCTCATGACCTTCTTTGCAG gtataTTCTACATGTGTGCCTACAGAATGCATGAGTGCAGGAGAGTGGCTGGCCCACGTTAA
- the LOC139204870 gene encoding sialoadhesin-like — protein sequence MSHSTREHKEIQLPSLCSAVHPSLCLCCQSGVAVMHVDTGSLVWPLIFAAALWTVAEALSPVPSVPDRVQALVGSCVVIPCSFTPLAPHPLKGRKERVDVRLRFRGGGKFFPLRSTAFNSEDRDQVSRDFLGRTSLFGQIADGDCSVKIERISQDDSRVFEIALKRGDDLLWGKPRSFSLDVVDTPEAPVISGTLSATEGQLVTLNCSVSYHCPSRPPALQWSWERGVQLNSTEPGEVKTLCPEPHRLMLLASLSFTVTHQVKPRLRCEVSYPGAKTLSTSKDLHVTFSPKDVMVQVQTLMVQEGGSALLVCSCKADPPVYEYRWSYSQHGRTVHLHQRAHSIRVFNVTRDMRVRCSAQNLIGRGESRPTPLNIQYKPVILRISTCVVEDLEVLCRCSVDSNPKPAVTWSVNGSVPPHDYNVSVTSESDTLTATLRGSMDKPQMVICFAFNALGNDSLVLLQGGQETAPLLWLVIPAVAICLVVLVLSLFLCCCRKRAGKRPGVCPGGLGIYQDRMPLYINCTEVTHIYTNGSYQLVYQNCTPLFVHTKQIHPMARRGGERRRGGEGGGINRVRGTREVQSAAAADAETAIYLEIL from the exons ATGA GTCATAGTACCAGGGAGCACAAAGAAATACAACTTCCCTCTCTTTGCTCTGCTGTTCatccttccctctgtctgtgctgccagAGCGGGGTTGCAGTCATGCATGTGGACACCGGCTCTCTTGTGTGGCCCCTGATTTTCG CAGCGGCCTTGTGGACGGTGGCGGAGGCTCTCTCTCCTGTGCCCTCAGTCCCTGACCGTGTCCAAGCACTGGTGGGCTCCTGTGTGGTGATCCCCTGCTCTTTCACTCCCCTGGCTCCTCACCCTCTcaaggggaggaaggagagggtgGACGTCCGGCTGAGGTTCAGAGGTGGTGGAAAATTCTTCCCTCTCCGCAGCACCGCTTTTAACAGCGAGGACAGAGATCAAGTGAGCAGGGATTTTCTAGGTCGGACGTCACTCTTTGGGCAAATCGCAGATGGAGACTGCTCAGTGAAGATTGAAAGGATCAGTCAGGATGACTCACGGGTGTTTGAGATTGCTCTGAAGAGAGGTGATGATTTACTCTGGGGGAAGCCAAGGAGCTTTAGTTTGGATGTTGTGG ACACTCCCGAGGCTCCCGTCATCAGCGGCACATTGTCAGCCACAGAGGGACAGCTGGTCACCCTGAACTGCTCCGTCAGCTATCACTGCCCCTCCAGACCTCCTGCCCTGCAGTGGAGCTGGGAGAGAGGAGTCCAGCTGAACAGCACTGAGCCTGGGGAGGTAAAGACACTCTGCCCAGAGCCCCACAGGCTGATGCTACTGGCCTCTCTGTCCTTTACTGTGACACACCAGGTGAAACCCAGGCTCAGATGTGAGGTCAGCTACCCAGGAGCCAAAACACTGTCCACTTCAAAGGATCTACATGTGACAT TTTCACCAAAAGATGTGATGGTTCAGGTCCAGACCTTGATGGTGCAGGAGGGGGGCAGCGCCTTGCTGGTCTGCTCCTGTAAAGCTGACCCGCCAGTTTATGAGTACCGCTGGTCCTACAGTCAACACGGCCGCACGGTGCACCTCCACCAGCGCGCACACTCTATCCGGGTGTTCAACGTGACCCGAGACATGAGGGTCCGCTGCTCAGCACAGAACCTGATTGGTCGAGGAGAGTCCCGGCCCACGCCACTGAACATACAAT atAAACCAGTCATCCTCCGGATCTCCACCTGTGTTGTGGAGGACCTGGAGGTGCTGTGTCGCTGTTCAGTCGACTCCAACCCCAAACCAGCAGTCACCTGGAGCGTGAACGGGAGCGTTCCACCTCACGATTACAACGTATCAGTAACATCCGAGTCTGACACGCTAACAGCTACTCTGAGGGGCAGCATGGACAAACCTCAGATGGTGATCTGCTTTGCTTTCAATGCCCTGGGAAACGACTCCCTGGTGTTGCTCCAGGGGGGACAGG agacagcaCCTTTGCTGTGGTTGGTCATACCTGCTGTAGCCATCTGCCTGGTCGTACTGgtcctgtctctttttctctgctgctgccgaAAGAGAGCTGGAAA ACGCCCAGGCGTGTGCCCAGGAGGACTGGGAATTTATCAGGACCGGATGCCGCTCTATATCAACTGCACAGAAGTGACTCACATATACACCAACGGCAGCTACCAGCTGGTGTACCAGAACTGCACACCTCTTTTTGTCCACACTAAGCAG ATCCATCCGATGGCCAGAAGAGgtggggagagaagaagaggaggagaggggggaggaataAACAGAGTCAGAGGGACAAGAGAGGTGCAGAGTGCTGCTGCGGCCGATGCAGAGACGGCCATTTACTTGGAGATCCTCTGA
- the LOC139205149 gene encoding free fatty acid receptor 3: MGQVVKSEVILSVYILSFLIGLPANLLSLYAFSVKIHLKPLPTDILLLNLNISDLLFLMILPLKMHEAASGMKWNLPEFLCSITSFTFFSTIYTSSLLLMAVSVVRYIAVAFPVTYHQLHKPVYAIIISAVIWLISAAHCSITFITQHHPSLSSKTSSVCYENFTQTQLEVLLPVRLEFFFVLCLAPLLICVFCYLRCITILYSRPRISRMRKQKAIGMAVGTLAVFLICVLPYNTSHLVGYIQGESPTWRYYTLLLSTFNTCIDPIIFYFSSSTFHCTSEKSIFRKHRLVSESQRQATNST; the protein is encoded by the coding sequence ATGGGGCAAGTGGTGAAGAGTGAAGTTATTCTCTCAGTTTACATCCTTTCCTTCCTGATCGGCCTCCCAGCCAACCTCCTGTCTCTCTACGCCTTCAGTGTTAAGATCCACTTGAAGCCACTTCCAACGGACATCCTGCTTCTCAACCTGAACATCTCCGACCTGCTGTTTTTGATGATCCTTCCTCTCAAGATGCACGAGGCAGCCTCAGGCATGAAATGGAATTTGCCCGAGTTTCTGTGCTCCATCACCTCCTTCACGTTCTTCTCCACAATCTACACAAGCTCCTTGCTGCTGATGGCAGTCAGTGTGGTTCGCTACATCGCGGTAGCATTCCCTGTCACCTATCATCAGCTGCACAAACCTGTGTACGCGATAATTATCAGTGCTGTTATTTGGCTCATCTCAGCAGCACACTGCAGCATTACATTCATCACCCAGCACCACCCATCCCTGTCCAGCAAAACCTCCAGTGTGTGCTATGAGAATTTCACACAAACGCAGTTGGAGGTCCTCCTCCCAGTACGTTTGGAGTTTTTCTTTGTGCTGTGCCTTGCGCCTCTtctaatttgtgttttctgctacTTGCGCTGCATCACGATCCTGTACAGCCGCCCCAGGATATCCCGGATGCGGAAGCAGAAGGCCATCGGTATGGCCGTGGGGACCCTAGCTGTGTTTCTCATATGCGTGCTGCCATACAACACCTCTCATCTAGTGGGCTACATCCAGGGTGAGAGCCCAACATGGAGGTACTACACCCTGCTGCTTAGCACCTTCAACACCTGTATTGATCCCATTATCTTCTACTTTTCTTCCTCTACTTTCCACTGCACCAGTGAAAAGTCCATTTTCAGGAAGCATAGACTTGTGTCAGAATCACAAAGGCAGGCCACAAACTCTACCTGA
- the LOC139205245 gene encoding NLR family CARD domain-containing protein 3-like, which produces MDSAQQLLRSQRDLLLNWTCHHPAPLLRWLRDAEVLSSDHYLSLLERSPSNAVAQALEVVCATEEGSQKFLQVLREVQDYYSRDLQVWVERHCGNDSVSKTVPAHVKAEEKKPKSPIAKLFKGKSKSFTLTADIKAKEELKPNRNVKLANIRVPISAHKTTLLKRTEQLKCYSEGDGVASNSASHIEIRYTDLFVTEDDDLVDSNQHEYFDLASRRARIYVHQACQRIRPCHLLSPQGESGRPPKRVKVKGIAGIGKSVAVQRLVFEWAIGKNMREFTCIFDIRFRELNLIEAPLSLLELLGERFRYLKAALPDLFTSPSSLLFILDGLDEFKFPLDWNSPDKNIDIGSKVPVSELMVALIKGSLLPEASVILTTRPSTEAPKRFFQRCCVVLGFEEDQVKEYTAKFYKDSKVAEKVYDYILNNDSLFVLSFIPLYCYIICTAMAEFFSSESEDVGDARSLELNPPRTVSEVYFCYLFTAVKHHALKGSADRNTPRSEVLSLAKQQLINLGKLAYENLLQKKIMFNAADLENYGVTPADLESTFLCHILQPLKEETVEMFSFFHLTVQEHLAALYCAINLFSQEDIIQALDFWCFGQRPPSSTAAALRDTDLNMDKLESLQMFTRFFMGMLRARLAGHLDGIVLSPLEQADGIPTRLGLWFKDQFKGRKLKNQAALNLLHCLMEFHMKEATSLVAPEIKKLNLFKMKLSVVDCAAMHYVLQFSPHKLQELNLGYSNIGNRGLNRLGPILHRCESLYLRYNCLDKQAAILESAVLKSNECQVKKLFMCGNNLGPEGVLELWNALEHNTTVEELYLDITGITERGTENIVNCLSKNKSLKTLTIVGNEIGEVGRKRLRELEQRRPGLRIIANFVDDTGLLQAYLDWVEEICVDRDQMDSVKNADALLSVLKGLQVAGERVEKGENAEKAKELQTKIVELLKSSTDMISTKQQVV; this is translated from the exons ATGGACTCAGCTCAGCAGTTGCTCCGGTCTCAGAGAGACTTGCTGCTGAACTGGACTTGTCATCACCCAGCACCCTTGCTGCGTTGGTTGCGTGATGCTGAGGTGCTTTCCTCTGACCACTACCTGTCTCTGCTGGAGAGGTCACCATCCAATGCCGTGGCCCAGGCTCTAGAGGTGGTGTGTGCCACTGAGGAGGGCAGCCAAAAGTTCCTGCAGGTGCTGAGGGAGGTGCAGGATTATTACAGCAGGGATCTCCAGGTCTGGGTGGAGAGACACTGCGGGAATGATTCTGTCAGTAAGACAGTGCCTGCACATGTCAAAGCTGAAG AGAAGAAGCCTAAAAGCCCCATTGCTAAACTGTTCAAAGGAAAGAGCAAGAGTTTTACCCTGACTGCTGACATTAAAG CTAAAGAAGAACTGAAACCTAACAGGAATGTAAAGCTGGCTAACATCCGAG TTCCCATTTCTGCCCACAAAACCACCCTACTGAAGCGCACAGAGCAGTTAAAGTGTTACTCAGAGGGCGATGGAGTGGCTTCAAACTCGGCTTCTCACATCGAGATCCGCTACACTGACCTTTTTGTGACAGAAGATGATGATTTAGTTGACAGCAACCAACATGAGTACTTTGACTTGGCGAGTAGACGAGCTCGCATCTATGTCCATCAGGCTTGTCAGCGCATCAGGCCGTGCCATCTACTGAGCCCCCAAGGAGAATCAGGACGACCCCCCAAAAGAGTTAAAGTGAAGGGTATTGCTGGTATCGGAAAGAGCGTAGCAGTACAGAGACTAGTCTTTGAGTGGGCGATTGGGAAGAACATGCGTGAATTCACCTGCATATTTGACATCCGCTTCAGAGAGCTCAATTTGATTGAAGCACCACTGAGTTTACTGGAACTGCTTGGAGAACGGTTCCGGTATCTGAAGGCAGCTCTACCTGATCTTTTCACCTCACCAAGCTCTTTGCTTTTCATCTTAGATGGATTAGATGAGTTCAAATTCCCCTTGGACTGGAACAGTCCTGACAAAAATATTGACATTGGCTCAAAGGTACCAGTGTCAGAGCTGATGGTGGCTTTAATCAAGGGAAGCCTTCTCCCAGAGGCATCAGTCATCCTCACAACAAGACCGTCTACCGAAGCTCCCAAGCGTTTCTTCCAGAGATGTTGTGTGGTGCTGGGCTTTGAGGAGGACCAGGTGAAGGAATATACTGCCAAGTTCTACAAAGACAGTAAAGTTGCTGAAAAGGTCTACGATTACATCTTGAACAATGACAGCCTTTTCGTGTTGTCCTTCATCCCTCTTTACTGCTACATCATCTGCACTGCTATGGCTGAGTTCTTCTCCTCAGAGAGTGAAGATGTTGGTGATGCAAGGTCTCTGGAGCTAAACCCGCCAAGAACAGTCAGCGAGGTCTACTTCTGCTACCTGTTTACAGCGGTCAAGCACCATGCGCTGAAGGGGagtgcagacagaaacacccCCAGATCTGAGGTTCTCTCACTAGCAAAGCAACAGCTGATAAATCTGGGAAAACTGGCCTATGAAAACCTTCTGCAGAAAAAGATCATGTTCAATGCAGCAGATTTGGAGAACTATGGTGTCACACCTGCTGATCTTGAGAGCACCTTCCTCTGCCACATCCTCCAGCCTCTCAAAGAGGAAACAGTGgagatgttttctttcttccactTGACTGTTCAAGAACATCTGGCTGCCCTCTACTGTGCAATCAATCTTTTCAGCCAGGAAGACATAATCCAAGCTCTTGACTTCTGGTGTTTTGGGCAACGTCCACCATCTTCTACAGCTGCAGCCCTGCGAGACACAGACCTCAACATGGACAAGCTAGAAAGCCTCCAGATGTTCACACGATTCTTCATGGGAATGCTCAGAGCTCGACTGGCAGGTCATTTGGATGGCATCGTTCTTTCCCCCCTGGAGCAAGCGGATGGCATCCCCACCAGGCTGGGTTTGTGGTTCAAAGACCAGTTTAAGGGCAGGAAACTCAAGAACCAGGCAGCCCTCAATCTTCTCCACTGCTTGATGGAGTTCCACATGAAGGAAGCCACCAGCCTGGTGGCACCAGAGATCAAGAAACTCAACCTGTTTAAAATGAAGCTGAGTGTTGTGGACTGTGCAGCCATGCACTATGTGCTGCAATTCTCtccacacaagctgcaggagcTCAATTTAGGCTACTCCAACATTGGAAACAGAGGACTAAACAGGCTGGGGCCAATCCTACATCGCTGTGAATCTCTCTA TTTGAGATACAACTGCCTGGATAAGCAAGCAGCTATTTTAGAATCTGCAGTCCTGAAATCAAATGAGTGCCAAGTaaaaaagctgtt tatgtgtggcaATAACCTGGGTCCAGAGGGGGTTTTGGAGCTGTGGAACGCTTTGGAGCACAACACCACGGTGGAGGAACTCTATCTGGACATCACTGGCATCACAGAGCGAGGAACTGAAAACATTGTGAACTGCCTCAGCAAAAACAAGTCTCTGAAGACACTGAC CATTGTTGGGAATGAGATCGGAGAGGTGGGGAGGAAGAGGCTGAGGGAGCTGGAGCAACGCAGACCAGGACTCCGGATTATTGCAAACTTTGTGGATGACACTGGATTGCTTCAGGCCTACCTGGACTGGGTGGAGGAGATCTGTGTAGACAGAGACCAGATGGATTCGGTGAAGAATGCAgatgctctgctgtctgtgctgaAGGGGCTCCAGGTGGCAGGAGAACGggtggagaaaggagagaatGCAGAGAAAGCAAAGGAGCTCCAGACAAAGATTGTGGAGTTGCTGAAGTCCTCTACAGATATGATCAGCACAAAACAACAAGTTGTGTAG